The DNA window CATTCTGAAGGATGGCTGGAGTCCAGCTTTTACTATTTCAAAGGTGTTGCTGGCCATCAAAGACATCATCAGCAATCCAGATCCATGTATGTTCTTATCACTTTCTGTACTACCTTATGTAAACAGTCGTGGATTCTGGTGCAAATTAAGTCTACTGTCTATATAGTTTTACTTTGCTTTACTGCTCAAAAGCCTTATGTTATGATCTTTATTTGTGCAGACACCCCGCTTGTGATGAACATTTCACGTCAGTATCTAACTGACAGAACTAAACACGATGAAATAGCAGCTGAGTGGACAATGAGGTTTGCAAGATAGAGAATTCTGTCTGTATCTAAGCAATATTGACCTTGTAAAAGAATAATCCTTAATGTGGCCTGAGATGTAGAATGTTGGCAAAGGACCCACGTTTTGTTTAATCTGAGTTGTGACATAAAGATGTACTTTATGCTTGAGGTTATCTAGTTGCTTCTTTTAGGTGCAGAATTGTCTTTTTTGATTTTGCATTTCTGCCAAAGTTGCACAAGTAACTCTTCAGAACCTGCTATCTGAGCTAATTAGTTTCTCGAAATTCTTTCTGTTGAAACTGGCAGCAGTTCCTAGTTGAGGATGCCCGTTTCCTATACTGAAAGCAAAAATACCTAAGATACTCGGAAATGTTCAGTGACCGACAACTGTTAATGTTACAATTGTGCAAATGATCGATTAATTTTGTCCAGTCAAAGTAGTTAAAGCATGTCATTCAAATCTTTCACTTGAAACCAAATCCTGCTGGTGGTGTTGTTGGACAAGGCTTCAGTTACAAAGGTATTTTCCCTTCCAGAACTTTGTCCCTAGTTCATAGGTGTTTCTTGGACAGAATAAATGTCATATTGCCATCCAACAAAGAATGATCATGTTTTAAAAGCTAACTGCAGAACAAAGATATCAGATGTTTACGGCAGAATAATGGTCACTTGCCTACTGCTGCTAACTTGGATCTCACTTCATGTAGGGATGAAAAGCTACTGGGACAGCTACTGATCTTACAAATGACCAAACTGGCCTTCACCTCTGAAATGGACGCCTCACCAATTCACTGATTCCCAGTACGGACTGTTCAATTGATCACATCTGGCGACCTTATAACTACTCCATCTAGAGAAGAAGATGCAAAGCAACTCTTTCTGGTGGTCTCTCTCCTCAGACCACAGACCATGGCCACCGAGCTAGATGTGAGCAAGTCCCGCCGTTTCGACATTGCAATGTCGAGGCGGACACGGCGACCCACGAGCCTGGTTGCTTGTTTCCAAGATCAGTATGGGCCATCCCTGGCGCAACATCGCCACCAAGAGCTGAAGGCATTTCTTGAATGCCAAGATGCAGGGCTGAAGGCACTCCAACATTATGAGGATGCAGAGCATCTGGCACCGTGTCTGGATGAAGATGAGGAGCGGAAGTTTCCACATGCACCACTCCAGTATGAAGATGGGGAGCTGAAGATTCCACAAGCACCACTCCAGTATGAAGATGACGAGCAAAAGACACCAGAGCAATATCAAGATGAGCAGGAGAAGAAATATCAGCAATATTCAGGTGAAGAGCAGAAGAAACCAGAGCATTATCAAGGTGAAAAGGAGAAGAAACCAGAGCAGCATAAAGATGAAGAGGAGAAGACGCCAGAGCAGTATCAAGGCGAAGTGCTGATGACACCAAACCAATTTGAAGACGATGAGGACACGGCAGCAGAGCGATACCAAGACCCTGAGCAAGAGGCACCTCAACAACGCCAAGAAGCAGATGAGAAGGCGTCAGAGCAGTCTGAATATGATGAGGAGCAGCAGAAGGCACAGCAGGAATGCTGCAACACAGAGCAGAAGGAGACGGAGCAATTCCAAGGCTTGAAGAAGCTAGGAACGCCACTGCGTGCTGTCGACAGTGTGCCCCGGTTCTCCCTTCAGGAGCTGATACAACAGAAGCAGCTTCAAACCGGAGAGGCAAAGCCTGCCAGCAAGCAAGCCGGACATGGGGAAAGTGTCCTTCCTGACCATAAGGTTTCCGGATcaggagcagcagcaggcggcacGACACTGGCCATGGTGATAAAGCGACCCGAGGGCGGGAAGAAGTCGATGGGGATGATACGGCGGTGCGTGAAGGCCCTGAACCAGATGATCAAGACCAAGCACGGGTCTAAGAAGAACTTGCATTTGTAATTTGAACAGAATTCAGCAGTACATGATGATGAGTACGTGTGGTCCAGACTCGAGAGTTTCTTAGTGGACTGCACATCTCTGAAGAATGCGCACGCAGTTGTACTGTACCAAGTTTTGGGCATAATTCAGAGTGTGCAAGATCTGGTAAGAAACTCCGCAGCCATACCGGGCTTTTTACGCTCCGGTCTATACCGTCTACCTATAGCAATAAACTGTGAAATTTAGCTGAAGATCGCCAGTCTGTTACTACTTTGTTATAAGATGCTCTACTCACTGAAGTTGTACACTATTTGCTCGACGATGTAATGGGTAAAATGTCAAAGGAGTCGAGATTAGGCTCTGAACGCGTGTGTTGTTGACTTCCTCTGCGAAGCTTCTTTTAGAAGTGTGATCGTGATCACAAAAGGGAAATTGGTCGGTTGTACCGACACTTCTCCCCCAGGTCAGCAGTGGTTTTGGTGCAGGatccctttcttcctttttttgTG is part of the Panicum hallii strain FIL2 chromosome 2, PHallii_v3.1, whole genome shotgun sequence genome and encodes:
- the LOC112880427 gene encoding activating signal cointegrator 1 complex subunit 2 homolog, whose protein sequence is MATELDVSKSRRFDIAMSRRTRRPTSLVACFQDQYGPSLAQHRHQELKAFLECQDAGLKALQHYEDAEHLAPCLDEDEERKFPHAPLQYEDGELKIPQAPLQYEDDEQKTPEQYQDEQEKKYQQYSGEEQKKPEHYQGEKEKKPEQHKDEEEKTPEQYQGEVLMTPNQFEDDEDTAAERYQDPEQEAPQQRQEADEKASEQSEYDEEQQKAQQECCNTEQKETEQFQGLKKLGTPLRAVDSVPRFSLQELIQQKQLQTGEAKPASKQAGHGESVLPDHKVSGSGAAAGGTTLAMVIKRPEGGKKSMGMIRRCVKALNQMIKTKHGSKKNLHL